The Streptomyces sp. NBC_00162 genome window below encodes:
- a CDS encoding YidH family protein codes for MIDFVKDVRLWFAPQGLQDEGETPDYRFSLANERTFLAWIRTALALVGGGFAVDQFLPDLRWGVRVGMALALLAVGAACALRAVNHWVRCERAMRRGEDLPLSRFPVVLSLGVGLVAVAMIVVVALGWTSGQ; via the coding sequence GTGATCGACTTCGTCAAAGACGTACGCCTCTGGTTCGCTCCGCAAGGCCTCCAAGACGAGGGCGAGACCCCCGACTACCGCTTCTCGCTGGCCAACGAGCGGACCTTCCTGGCGTGGATCCGGACCGCGCTGGCCCTGGTGGGCGGCGGTTTCGCCGTCGACCAGTTCCTGCCGGACCTGCGGTGGGGGGTGCGGGTCGGGATGGCCTTGGCGCTGCTCGCGGTGGGGGCGGCCTGTGCGCTGCGGGCCGTGAACCACTGGGTGCGGTGCGAGCGGGCGATGCGGCGGGGCGAGGACCTGCCGCTGTCGCGGTTCCCGGTGGTGCTGAGCCTGGGGGTCGGGCTGGTCGCGGTGGCGATGATCGTGGTCGTGGCGCTGGGCTGGACCTCGGGGCAGTGA
- a CDS encoding FAD-binding dehydrogenase, whose translation MTYDADVIVIGAGLAGLAATAELVDAGRKVILLDQEPEQSIGGQAHWSFGGLFLVDSPEQRRMRIKDSHELALQDWLGTAGFDRAEDGWPRRWAEAYVDFAAGEKRPWLHAQGVRFFPVVGWAERGGYDAEGHGNSVPRFHITWGTGPGLVEPFERRVRAGVARGLVQLRFRHRVTGLSRTAGAVDTVTGEILEPSGAVRGSASSRETTGAFSLRAQAVIVTSGGIGGNHDLVREQWPARLGTPPERMLSGVPAHVDGLMLGIAEEAGASHINKDRMWHYTEGIANWDPIWSKHGIRILPGPSSLWLDATGRRLPVPLFPGFDTLGTLDHIMKTGHDHTWFVLNQRIIGKEFALSGSEQNPDLTGKSVRDVINRARQAVPAPVKAFMDNGVDFVVERDLSALVRGMNAVTKEDLIDEAELRRVITSRDREIANPFSKDLQVTAIHGARKYLGDKLIRTAAPHRILDPGAGPLIAVRLSILTRKSLGGLETDLSSRVLAADGEPLPGVYAAGEAAGFGGGGVHGYRALEGTFLGGCIFSGRAAGRAAAKAVG comes from the coding sequence ATGACGTACGACGCAGACGTGATCGTGATCGGCGCCGGGCTGGCCGGGCTCGCGGCCACCGCCGAACTCGTCGACGCGGGCCGCAAGGTCATCCTGCTCGACCAGGAGCCCGAACAGTCCATCGGCGGCCAGGCCCACTGGTCCTTCGGCGGGCTGTTCCTCGTGGACTCGCCCGAGCAGCGTCGGATGCGGATCAAGGACAGTCACGAGCTCGCCCTCCAGGACTGGCTGGGCACCGCCGGGTTCGACCGCGCGGAGGACGGCTGGCCGCGCCGCTGGGCTGAGGCCTACGTGGACTTCGCCGCGGGCGAGAAGCGCCCCTGGCTGCACGCGCAGGGCGTCCGCTTCTTCCCGGTGGTCGGCTGGGCGGAGCGCGGCGGCTACGACGCGGAGGGCCACGGCAACTCCGTCCCCCGCTTCCACATCACCTGGGGCACCGGCCCCGGCCTGGTCGAACCCTTCGAGCGCCGGGTCCGGGCCGGCGTGGCCCGCGGCCTGGTCCAGCTGAGGTTCCGGCACCGGGTGACCGGGCTCTCCCGCACCGCGGGCGCGGTCGACACCGTGACGGGCGAGATCCTGGAGCCCTCCGGCGCCGTACGGGGCAGCGCTAGCAGCCGCGAGACCACCGGGGCCTTCTCCCTCCGGGCCCAGGCCGTGATCGTGACCAGCGGCGGCATCGGCGGCAACCACGACCTCGTACGCGAGCAGTGGCCCGCCCGGCTCGGCACCCCGCCCGAGCGGATGCTGTCCGGGGTCCCCGCGCACGTGGACGGCCTGATGCTCGGGATCGCCGAGGAAGCGGGCGCGAGCCACATCAACAAGGACCGGATGTGGCACTACACCGAGGGCATCGCGAACTGGGACCCGATCTGGTCCAAGCACGGCATCCGCATCCTGCCCGGCCCCTCCTCGCTCTGGCTGGACGCGACGGGCCGGCGGCTGCCCGTACCGCTCTTCCCGGGCTTCGACACCCTCGGCACGCTCGACCACATCATGAAGACCGGCCACGACCACACCTGGTTCGTCCTCAACCAGCGCATCATCGGCAAGGAGTTCGCCCTCTCCGGCTCCGAGCAGAACCCGGACCTCACCGGCAAGTCGGTCCGCGACGTCATCAACCGCGCGCGCCAGGCCGTACCCGCACCGGTCAAGGCCTTCATGGACAACGGCGTGGACTTCGTCGTCGAGCGCGACCTGTCCGCCCTGGTGCGCGGGATGAACGCCGTCACCAAGGAGGACCTGATCGACGAGGCCGAACTGCGCCGCGTGATCACCTCCCGGGACCGGGAGATCGCCAACCCGTTCAGCAAGGACCTCCAGGTGACGGCCATTCACGGGGCCCGCAAGTACCTCGGCGACAAGCTGATCCGCACCGCCGCGCCGCACCGGATCCTGGATCCCGGGGCCGGACCGCTGATCGCCGTTCGGCTGTCGATCCTGACCCGCAAATCCCTGGGCGGCCTGGAGACCGACCTCTCCTCGCGCGTCCTGGCGGCCGACGGCGAGCCGCTGCCCGGCGTCTACGCGGCGGGCGAGGCGGCCGGCTTCGGCGGCGGCGGGGTCCACGGCTACCGGGCCCTGGAGGGCACCTTCCTGGGCGGCTGCATCTTCTCGGGCCGGGCGGCGGGCCGTGCGGCGGCGAAGGCGGTCGGCTGA
- a CDS encoding DUF202 domain-containing protein, with translation MSSSREGEVRDAGLQPERTRLAWRRTTLASSVVAVLALRQALRGSGRPLEVAGAAVIALVWLAFLWVAHRRIRALAAGRPPGLAPRAALAVVACTVAFAAFAMAVII, from the coding sequence GTGAGCTCTTCCCGGGAGGGTGAGGTGCGCGACGCCGGACTGCAGCCCGAACGGACCCGGCTCGCGTGGCGGCGTACGACGCTGGCCTCCTCGGTGGTGGCGGTGCTGGCGCTGAGGCAGGCCCTGCGCGGGTCGGGAAGGCCGCTGGAGGTGGCCGGGGCGGCGGTGATCGCGCTGGTCTGGCTGGCGTTCCTGTGGGTGGCGCACCGGCGGATCCGGGCGCTGGCGGCCGGCCGGCCGCCGGGGCTCGCGCCGCGTGCGGCGCTGGCGGTGGTGGCCTGCACGGTGGCGTTCGCGGCGTTCGCGATGGCCGTGATCATCTGA
- a CDS encoding NUDIX hydrolase has translation MNRVSAADEVLDVVDRDDRVTGQAPRGEVYARGLIHRCVFVQATDARGRIFVHRRTATKLVFPSHYDMFVGGVLGAGESYARAALREAEEELGVTGLPQPAPLFKFLYEGPGGAWWSYVHEVRCELPVAPQESEVDWHTYLSPEELDRRVAAGEWAWVPDGLEAYRRLREFRRRLPL, from the coding sequence ATGAACCGTGTGAGTGCCGCTGATGAAGTACTGGACGTGGTGGACCGGGACGACCGGGTCACCGGGCAGGCCCCGCGGGGCGAGGTGTACGCGCGGGGGTTGATCCACCGCTGTGTGTTCGTGCAGGCCACGGACGCGCGGGGGCGGATCTTCGTGCACCGGCGCACGGCGACGAAGCTGGTGTTCCCCTCGCACTACGACATGTTCGTGGGCGGGGTGCTGGGCGCCGGGGAGAGCTACGCGCGGGCCGCGCTGCGGGAGGCCGAGGAGGAACTCGGGGTCACCGGGCTGCCGCAGCCGGCGCCGCTGTTCAAGTTCCTGTACGAGGGCCCGGGCGGGGCCTGGTGGTCGTACGTGCACGAGGTGCGGTGCGAGCTGCCGGTGGCTCCGCAGGAGTCGGAGGTGGACTGGCACACCTACCTCTCGCCGGAGGAGCTGGACCGGCGCGTCGCCGCCGGGGAGTGGGCCTGGGTGCCGGACGGGCTGGAGGCGTACCGGCGGCTGCGGGAGTTCCGCCGTAGATTGCCCCTGTGA
- a CDS encoding MBL fold metallo-hydrolase, whose translation MTVDKPYLVQPAPGVYAYVQPDGGWCLNNAGFVSDGGRTLLVDTAATERRALALREAVTATGVPLPRTVVNTHHHGDHTYGNGVFAPEALVLGHDNARTEQLAAGHQLEMIWPATDFGAIDITAPDLTYSDRMTLHVGETEVRVIHPGVAHTTGDSIVWLPRQRVVFTGDLVFAEGTPFLAMGSLAGSLRALDVLRSLDAETVVPGHGPLTDASAYEATGRYLRYVAELAREGRAEGLTPLETARRADLGEFAAWRESERLVANLHRAYAELAGEPEGVPLDILAVLKDMTVMNGGTPILCHA comes from the coding sequence ATGACCGTCGACAAGCCGTACCTCGTCCAGCCCGCACCAGGGGTGTACGCCTACGTCCAGCCGGACGGCGGCTGGTGCCTCAACAACGCCGGCTTCGTCAGCGACGGCGGCCGGACCCTGCTCGTCGACACGGCAGCCACCGAGCGGCGGGCCCTGGCCCTGCGCGAGGCGGTCACGGCGACCGGGGTGCCGCTCCCCCGCACCGTGGTGAACACCCACCACCATGGCGACCACACCTACGGCAACGGCGTGTTCGCGCCCGAGGCGCTGGTCCTCGGGCACGACAACGCGCGGACCGAACAGCTCGCCGCCGGGCACCAGCTGGAGATGATCTGGCCCGCGACGGACTTCGGCGCGATAGACATCACCGCGCCCGACCTCACCTACAGCGACCGGATGACCCTGCACGTCGGCGAGACGGAGGTGCGGGTCATCCACCCGGGCGTCGCGCACACCACCGGCGACTCGATCGTGTGGCTGCCCCGGCAGCGGGTCGTGTTCACCGGTGACCTGGTCTTCGCCGAGGGCACCCCGTTCCTCGCGATGGGCTCCCTCGCCGGCTCGCTGCGGGCGCTGGACGTGCTGCGCTCCCTGGACGCGGAGACCGTCGTACCGGGCCACGGGCCGCTGACCGACGCGTCGGCCTACGAGGCCACCGGGCGCTACCTGCGGTACGTGGCCGAACTGGCCCGGGAGGGGCGCGCGGAGGGGCTGACCCCGCTGGAGACGGCCCGCCGGGCCGATCTCGGGGAGTTCGCGGCCTGGCGGGAGAGCGAACGGCTGGTGGCGAACCTGCACCGGGCGTACGCGGAACTGGCCGGGGAACCGGAGGGCGTTCCGCTGGACATCCTGGCGGTGCTGAAGGACATGACCGTGATGAACGGCGGGACGCCGATCCTCTGCCACGCCTGA